The Aureispira anguillae genome contains a region encoding:
- a CDS encoding glutamine--tRNA ligase/YqeY domain fusion protein, producing the protein MSHENNNAPKTESLNFIERIIEEHNTTGKFDNRVLTRFPPEPNGYLHIGHAKAICVNFGIADKYNGKTNLRFDDTNPLTEKTDFVNAIQKDIKWLGFDWEDRLFFTSDYFDTLYEYAVKLIQEGLAYVDFSSSETMDDEKRKGQESKYRNTTVETNLAEFEKMKNGAYENGVCVLRLKVDMKADNRHMRDPIIYRIINAPHHRTGDKWCIYPMYDWAHGQSDSIEGITHSLCSLEFENHRPLYDWCQEKLEIYRSQQIEFSRLNLDYTVTSKRKLKELIEEGHVKDWDDPRMPTLSGMRRRGYTPAAIRDFIHRAGVSKRDQFIALSSLEGSVRDDLNQIAPRVMSVLDPLKVVITNYPEGQIEDLTIAYHQKDESMGSRQVPFSREIYIEKEDFAIEANKKWRRLAPGRDVRLKGAYILHCTDYKTDENGAVIEVHCAYYENSRSGQDTSGIKAKGVLHWVSIEQAVPAQVHLYDRLFSDPKPTGHKETVTDANGKEVERSVDFKQFLNPNSLKTITAYVEPSLATAQVLDKFQFMRLGYFCVDKDSTADQLIFNRTVTLKDSWAKQNK; encoded by the coding sequence ATGAGTCACGAAAATAACAACGCGCCCAAAACAGAATCGCTAAATTTCATTGAGCGCATTATAGAAGAACACAATACAACTGGTAAATTTGATAATCGAGTCCTTACTCGTTTTCCTCCTGAACCCAATGGCTATTTACACATTGGACATGCCAAAGCAATCTGTGTAAATTTTGGTATTGCAGATAAGTACAATGGAAAAACGAATTTGCGCTTTGATGACACCAACCCACTTACCGAAAAAACAGATTTTGTCAATGCCATCCAAAAGGACATCAAGTGGTTAGGCTTTGACTGGGAAGATCGTCTGTTTTTTACTTCTGATTATTTTGACACCTTATATGAATATGCGGTTAAATTGATCCAAGAAGGCTTGGCTTATGTTGATTTCTCTAGCTCGGAAACGATGGACGACGAAAAACGAAAAGGTCAGGAGAGTAAATACCGCAACACAACTGTTGAAACGAATCTAGCAGAGTTTGAAAAGATGAAAAATGGAGCCTATGAAAATGGGGTTTGTGTCTTGCGTCTAAAAGTAGACATGAAGGCAGATAATCGTCACATGCGTGATCCTATTATTTATCGTATCATCAACGCTCCTCACCACCGTACAGGGGATAAATGGTGCATTTACCCGATGTATGATTGGGCTCATGGGCAATCCGATTCTATTGAAGGCATTACTCATTCTTTGTGTTCTTTAGAATTTGAAAATCATCGTCCGTTATACGATTGGTGTCAAGAAAAATTAGAAATTTATCGTTCACAACAAATTGAGTTCTCACGCCTCAACCTTGATTATACCGTTACGAGTAAACGAAAGTTGAAAGAATTGATAGAAGAAGGTCATGTAAAAGACTGGGATGATCCTCGTATGCCAACACTTTCTGGAATGCGTCGTAGAGGATATACCCCTGCTGCTATCCGTGATTTTATTCATCGTGCAGGGGTTTCTAAAAGAGATCAATTTATTGCCTTGTCTTCTTTAGAAGGAAGCGTTCGAGACGATCTTAATCAAATTGCTCCTCGTGTTATGAGCGTTTTAGATCCTCTAAAAGTTGTCATTACCAACTATCCTGAAGGGCAGATAGAAGATTTGACCATTGCCTACCATCAAAAGGATGAAAGTATGGGGAGTCGTCAAGTTCCTTTTTCTAGAGAGATTTATATTGAGAAAGAAGATTTTGCCATCGAAGCCAATAAAAAATGGCGCCGCTTAGCTCCAGGTCGAGATGTTCGTCTAAAAGGGGCTTATATTCTTCATTGTACCGATTACAAAACCGATGAAAACGGAGCCGTAATAGAAGTGCATTGTGCGTATTATGAAAACAGTCGTTCAGGACAAGATACCAGTGGTATTAAGGCAAAAGGCGTGTTGCATTGGGTATCTATTGAGCAAGCTGTACCCGCACAAGTGCATTTGTACGATCGTTTATTTAGTGATCCCAAACCTACTGGGCACAAAGAAACCGTTACTGATGCCAATGGAAAAGAAGTGGAACGTAGCGTAGATTTTAAACAGTTTTTGAATCCCAACTCTCTAAAAACAATTACGGCTTATGTTGAGCCTAGTTTGGCAACAGCACAAGTACTGGATAAATTTCAATTCATGCGTTTGGGGTATTTTTGCGTGGATAAAGATTCAACAGCAGATCAGTTAATTTTTAACAGAACTGTTACCTTAAAAGATTCTTGGGCGAAACAAAATAAATAG